One genomic region from Cetobacterium sp. 8H encodes:
- a CDS encoding DUF1847 domain-containing protein, translating to MYSCANCKVYGCRNGEFDLMPNNCPTKEREFQEKIKNIYTEEENLKLAKNSALVESEGYCEWTRVEEIMEFSKKNNFKRLGVAFCIGLRKEAEIFSKVLKSNGFEVVSVICKNGSIPKEFIGISECEKVRPGTAEMICNPIGQAKLLKNEGAELNIMLGLCVGHDSLFIKYSEAPVTVLAVKDRVTGHNPLAPLYTAETYYSKKIFK from the coding sequence ATGTATAGTTGTGCTAATTGTAAAGTATATGGATGTAGGAATGGAGAATTTGATTTGATGCCAAATAATTGTCCAACAAAGGAGAGGGAGTTTCAAGAAAAAATAAAAAATATTTATACTGAAGAGGAGAATTTAAAGTTAGCTAAAAATTCAGCTTTAGTTGAAAGTGAAGGATATTGTGAATGGACTAGGGTAGAGGAAATAATGGAATTTTCAAAAAAGAATAATTTTAAAAGACTAGGAGTAGCATTTTGTATAGGCTTAAGAAAAGAAGCTGAAATTTTTTCCAAGGTTTTAAAAAGTAATGGTTTTGAAGTAGTTTCAGTTATTTGTAAGAATGGATCAATTCCAAAAGAGTTTATTGGAATTTCAGAATGTGAGAAGGTTAGACCTGGGACAGCAGAAATGATTTGTAATCCAATCGGGCAAGCCAAACTTTTAAAAAATGAAGGAGCAGAATTAAATATAATGTTAGGTCTTTGTGTAGGGCATGATTCCCTATTTATAAAATATTCCGAAGCACCCGTGACAGTTCTAGCAGTTAAAGATAGAGTTACTGGGCACAACCCATTAGCACCACTATATACAGCT
- a CDS encoding Crp/Fnr family transcriptional regulator has product MEKCNNLFKIIYITREEKWKTNPDLKLIKDHLNEHMQIRVVKEGEKIHQYDKTQKYIHYVIVGKYFHYRELKIGKRNLIALNEAPEWIGMDRVLDKENANMTEDYVTEKCIVIDIEKEYFIECLEKNSEMSLYIIKNLLKKMSLTSSRAEYMLINDAKLQFLCWLNDYWRNNHKGEDKLIIRLKNDYIMDNIGISTRTFYRILRELKEETLIVTEKGNIVINNLQIEKIKNIL; this is encoded by the coding sequence ATGGAAAAATGTAATAATTTATTTAAGATTATTTATATAACAAGAGAGGAAAAATGGAAAACAAACCCTGATTTGAAATTAATAAAAGATCACCTTAATGAGCATATGCAAATAAGAGTTGTAAAAGAAGGGGAAAAAATACATCAATATGATAAAACACAAAAATATATCCATTATGTAATTGTTGGAAAATATTTTCATTATCGAGAACTAAAGATAGGAAAAAGAAACTTGATAGCTTTAAATGAAGCTCCTGAATGGATTGGAATGGATAGAGTTTTAGACAAAGAAAATGCAAATATGACGGAAGACTATGTAACAGAAAAATGCATAGTAATAGATATTGAAAAAGAATATTTTATAGAATGTCTTGAAAAAAACTCAGAAATGTCATTGTATATTATAAAAAATTTATTAAAGAAAATGTCTTTAACATCAAGCCGTGCAGAGTATATGTTAATTAATGATGCAAAATTACAATTTTTGTGCTGGTTAAATGATTATTGGAGAAACAATCATAAAGGTGAAGATAAATTAATTATTAGATTAAAAAATGACTACATTATGGATAATATAGGAATAAGTACTAGAACTTTTTATCGTATATTAAGAGAGTTAAAAGAAGAGACACTAATTGTCACAGAAAAGGGAAACATAGTTATAAATAATCTACAGATAGAAAAAATTAAAAATATATTATAA
- a CDS encoding YkvA family protein, whose amino-acid sequence MNKIILKFFKKFQGRKLSTQDLTSAIKKAMNLGAHADDLLLIVNLIKDTKNKKYKLEKKYILILTGAIIYVVSPVDAVSDVIPGLGWLDDGTLIAYVARSYSDILRDYKEFCKNQK is encoded by the coding sequence ATGAATAAAATAATTCTAAAATTTTTTAAAAAATTTCAAGGTAGAAAATTAAGTACCCAAGATTTAACTAGTGCTATTAAAAAAGCTATGAATTTAGGTGCACATGCTGATGATTTACTTTTGATTGTTAACTTAATTAAAGATACTAAAAATAAAAAATATAAACTCGAAAAAAAATATATTCTTATTTTGACAGGGGCTATCATCTATGTTGTTTCACCTGTAGATGCCGTATCTGACGTTATTCCAGGTCTTGGGTGGTTAGATGATGGAACTCTTATCGCATATGTTGCTCGAAGTTATAGCGATATTTTAAGAGATTATAAAGAGTTTTGTAAAAATCAAAAATAG